In the genome of Electrophorus electricus isolate fEleEle1 chromosome 26, fEleEle1.pri, whole genome shotgun sequence, one region contains:
- the LOC113568602 gene encoding uncharacterized protein LOC113568602, with product MSTTTEASPTFTSDSSSLSTASPTLTSTEAGSCSTCESSVTVKKIESKHALLVTFEEFNKNNCPSKPYFMILKNNASNKTITSATINMTESIFEIPLEKLEPCQYYNVSLNHTCTLKKNIISSNVTYWDKPTFNFTKNVSSEFYWTNRNETCAGDVTFSCDSIARPYKENEHVKLEPYHNYSCNATYAFFAPETFPVYFECEWKNSSEPKLEASTNSIMASWSLTSPNCDEQKVTYNVTCESKQGKTHSCNWNQNPNSCNVPALEFDSHYTCTIRVDYNNSKNVHNITMAVETLSGSKYDM from the exons ATGTCCACCACAACAG AGGCCTCACCCACATTCACCTCTGACTCATCGAGTCTTAGCACAgcctcacccacactcacatccactGAAGCAG GTTCTTGCTCCACAT GTGAATCCTCtgtaacagtaaaaaaaatagaaagtaAACATGCATTGCTAGTGACGTTTGAAgagtttaataaaaataattgccCCAGTAAACCCTACTTTATGATACTCAAGAATAACGCTTCCAATAAAACGATAACCAGTGCAACGATAAACATGACTGAGAGTATTTTCGAGATACCACTTGAGAAATTGGAGCCTTGCCAATATTATAATGTCAGTTTAAACCATACCTGTACACTCAAGAAGAACATAATTTCGTCAAATGTTACTTACTGGG ATAAACCTACTTTCAATTTTACCAAAAATGTCAGCAGCGAATTCTATTGGACAAATAGAAATGAAACATGCGCTGGAGATGTTACATTCAGCTGCGACTCCATTG caagaccatataaagaaaatgaacatgTTAAACTGGAACCTTACCATAATTACTCTTGTAATGCCACATACGCTTTCTTTGCCCCTGAGACATTTCCAGTTTACTTTGAATGTG AGTGGAAAAATAGTAGTGAACCTAAGCTCGAGGCAAGTACTAATAGCATTATGGCATCATGGAGTTTAACAAGCCCAAACTGTGATGAGCAAAAGGTTACCTATAATGTCACATGTGAGAGTAAACAAG GAAAAACACATTCATGCAATTGGAACCAAAATCCGAATTCCTGTAATGTGCCTGCATTGGAATTTGATAGCCATTATACATGTACAATTCGTGTTGACTAtaacaacagcaaaaatgtcCACAATATAACAATGGCTGTTGAAACACTGTCTGGAAGTAAGTATGACATGTAA